In Candidatus Poribacteria bacterium, the following are encoded in one genomic region:
- a CDS encoding TIM barrel protein has translation MSEPVKKETTEYCFSFGPWNIHEGTDPFGPPVREAFSFDEKVELYRDLGFVGIQFHDDDIVPDIDEQTHTQLIARTKTVKKQIDDHGLTAEVVAPRLWESPQTIDGAYTANSEKERHYALERSKRCVDIANEIGCKNLVLWLAREGTYIRETKDSAGAVGQILEAINALLEYDPEIRILIEPKPNEPMDIAYIPTIGHAIGLAYASDAPGRVGGLIESAHAILAGLEPSDEMGYALYHKKLWSVHLNDQNGLKFDQDKAFGSVNLRRAFNQVRVLEENGYGSNGEFIGLDVKVMRTQPRAISTKHLLSSRRTFLNLLEKVRTFDKAVEQEFIKNKDYEGLDFYILEHLLGA, from the coding sequence ATGAGCGAACCCGTTAAAAAAGAAACAACAGAATATTGTTTCTCTTTCGGACCGTGGAATATACATGAGGGAACAGACCCTTTTGGACCCCCTGTTCGGGAGGCGTTCAGTTTCGATGAAAAGGTTGAACTTTATCGCGATCTCGGTTTTGTTGGGATTCAGTTTCATGACGATGACATTGTGCCGGATATTGATGAGCAAACACATACACAGCTGATCGCGCGAACAAAAACCGTCAAAAAACAAATTGACGACCACGGTTTGACGGCAGAGGTGGTAGCCCCGCGGTTATGGGAATCTCCACAAACGATTGATGGGGCTTACACCGCTAATTCGGAAAAAGAAAGACACTATGCCCTGGAACGTTCAAAACGGTGTGTGGATATCGCTAATGAGATAGGGTGTAAAAATCTCGTATTATGGCTCGCTCGCGAAGGCACCTACATCCGAGAGACGAAAGATTCAGCAGGGGCGGTTGGACAAATTTTGGAAGCAATTAACGCCTTGCTCGAATACGATCCAGAAATCCGAATCCTTATAGAACCCAAACCCAATGAACCGATGGACATCGCTTACATTCCGACCATCGGACACGCGATCGGTTTAGCCTATGCGAGCGATGCTCCGGGGCGCGTTGGCGGTCTCATCGAAAGTGCGCATGCGATTCTCGCGGGTTTGGAACCCTCCGATGAGATGGGATATGCGCTCTATCATAAGAAACTCTGGAGCGTCCATCTCAACGACCAGAACGGGTTAAAATTCGATCAGGATAAAGCGTTCGGTTCCGTTAATTTACGGCGCGCGTTTAACCAGGTACGGGTCTTGGAAGAAAATGGCTATGGTAGCAACGGTGAATTCATTGGATTAGATGTGAAGGTTATGCGCACCCAACCCCGTGCCATCTCGACAAAACACTTATTGAGCAGTCGCAGAACCTTCCTGAACCTACTTGAAAAGGTCCGAACGTTTGACAAAGCGGTCGAACAGGAATTTATCAAAAATAAAGACTATGAAGGTTTGGACTTCTACATCCTTGAACACCTCCTTGGAGCGTAA
- a CDS encoding 3-dehydroquinate synthase encodes MTKTLHVELGENSYPLVVGTGLLNRVGALLTPHTKSNKVLIVSDAYVKTCYLPVVLKSLEDVGLDVRVIDVPGGEESKSLAQFSRIQDSLVEHQLDRGSIIVALGGGVIGDLAGFSAAVYMRGIPYVQIPTTLQAQVDASVGGKTAINHPKGKNLIGAFHQPKLVVIDVETLKTLPQRDIRAGLIEVIKMGVIRDAPLFERVEADLEALLNLDDTTLIEIISQACVNKAEIVAKDEKESRLRMVLNYGHTFGHALEAVTHYNRYRHGEAVSIGMSCAAQLAVNLGMFSETDFQRQCTLLKRTELPITLPSDLTSEALCDAMYLDKKTLGGKLRLILPTRIGEVVIRDDIEDRYVIEAIAQCFC; translated from the coding sequence ATGACGAAAACCTTACATGTAGAACTCGGGGAGAACAGTTATCCACTTGTTGTTGGGACTGGACTCCTGAACAGGGTTGGTGCACTGCTCACACCCCATACAAAATCGAATAAGGTGCTCATCGTTTCGGATGCTTATGTCAAAACGTGCTATCTGCCCGTTGTGCTGAAGAGCCTCGAAGATGTCGGGCTTGACGTCCGAGTCATTGACGTGCCGGGTGGCGAAGAGAGCAAATCGTTAGCGCAGTTCTCCCGGATACAGGATAGTTTGGTGGAACACCAACTCGATCGGGGTTCAATAATCGTTGCGCTCGGTGGGGGGGTCATCGGCGATTTGGCTGGATTCTCCGCAGCGGTATATATGCGCGGTATTCCTTACGTTCAGATTCCAACGACGCTACAGGCGCAAGTTGATGCAAGCGTCGGCGGCAAGACAGCGATTAATCATCCAAAAGGCAAAAATCTCATCGGTGCGTTTCATCAGCCAAAGTTGGTCGTCATTGATGTCGAGACGCTCAAAACTTTGCCGCAACGCGACATTCGCGCAGGACTTATTGAAGTTATCAAGATGGGTGTTATCCGCGATGCACCGCTGTTTGAAAGGGTTGAAGCAGATCTGGAGGCACTTTTAAACTTAGACGACACAACACTTATTGAAATTATCTCACAGGCGTGCGTCAACAAGGCGGAAATTGTGGCTAAAGATGAGAAAGAGAGCCGACTGCGGATGGTGCTGAACTATGGACATACCTTTGGACATGCCTTGGAAGCAGTGACACATTACAACAGGTATCGACACGGTGAGGCGGTTTCTATCGGTATGAGTTGTGCAGCGCAGTTGGCTGTCAATTTGGGGATGTTCTCTGAGACCGATTTTCAACGACAATGCACCCTCTTAAAGCGTACAGAATTGCCGATCACACTTCCTTCTGACCTTACTTCTGAAGCTTTATGTGATGCCATGTATTTAGATAAAAAGACGTTAGGTGGTAAACTCCGCCTCATCCTGCCGACGCGTATCGGAGAGGTTGTAATCCGCGATGATATAGAAGATCGCTACGTTATAGAAGCTATAGCGCAATGTTTTTGTTAA
- a CDS encoding nucleoside monophosphate kinase produces the protein MTTDKNPLHEVDAPCYQAVILVGPPGVGKGTQGKMLAQIPGIFHVSSGDMFRELDINSKCGQIFQQYAGIGKLVPDSITIKIWQDYMAAKVREQVYAPENDLLILDGIPRNIVQAGLISPYIKLFKVIYMVCEDREVMFKRIRGRALKENRIDDSEEIVVRYRWDVYKRETEPLIDYYPQDMIRIIDADTTAADVLHQILSAIVPLQKNYFKPPLM, from the coding sequence ATGACAACGGATAAGAACCCTCTCCACGAAGTGGATGCCCCGTGTTATCAAGCAGTGATACTTGTGGGTCCCCCTGGTGTTGGTAAGGGAACACAAGGGAAAATGCTTGCCCAAATCCCTGGCATTTTCCATGTCTCCAGTGGGGATATGTTCCGCGAACTTGATATCAATTCCAAATGCGGGCAGATTTTCCAACAATACGCAGGTATCGGTAAATTAGTTCCAGATTCCATTACGATCAAAATCTGGCAAGACTACATGGCGGCAAAAGTCCGGGAGCAGGTTTACGCGCCAGAGAACGATCTGCTCATCCTTGACGGTATCCCCCGAAATATTGTGCAAGCGGGTCTGATATCACCTTATATAAAGCTTTTTAAAGTGATCTACATGGTCTGTGAGGACCGCGAAGTGATGTTTAAACGCATCCGAGGCCGTGCGCTGAAAGAAAATCGGATCGACGATTCCGAAGAGATCGTCGTTCGCTATCGGTGGGATGTTTACAAGCGGGAAACCGAACCCTTGATTGATTATTATCCTCAGGATATGATTCGAATCATTGATGCGGATACGACTGCAGCGGATGTGCTTCACCAAATCCTATCAGCGATTGTGCCGCTTCAGAAGAATTATTTCAAGCCTCCACTCATGTAA
- a CDS encoding GNAT family N-acetyltransferase — MEDQLKMTRHNLENLPTLQCPDGYHIRTYQQGDEPHWARIMDRVFVDQGRTAQDTYAAVINQPNFDPDGFCFVIHNGIPIGTACAWNEYLHGKPIGYIDMLAVLPEHTGHKLGKWLTVFLLHYFKAQRVVSVMLDTDDFRLPAIKNYLNLGFVPVYAGENHLRRWRCIFEKLGIF, encoded by the coding sequence ATGGAAGATCAGCTCAAAATGACTCGGCACAATTTGGAAAATCTACCGACGCTCCAGTGTCCTGACGGATATCATATCCGCACCTATCAACAAGGAGACGAGCCCCATTGGGCGCGAATCATGGACAGAGTCTTCGTAGACCAAGGAAGAACTGCCCAAGATACCTACGCCGCCGTTATTAACCAACCCAATTTTGATCCAGACGGTTTCTGTTTTGTGATTCACAACGGTATTCCCATCGGTACAGCGTGTGCTTGGAACGAATATCTGCATGGAAAACCCATCGGCTACATTGATATGCTCGCCGTGTTGCCGGAGCACACCGGACATAAACTCGGAAAATGGCTAACGGTGTTCCTCCTGCACTATTTTAAAGCGCAACGCGTGGTATCCGTAATGTTAGACACAGACGATTTTCGACTGCCCGCAATCAAAAATTATCTCAACTTAGGGTTTGTTCCTGTTTATGCAGGTGAAAACCATCTCCGACGCTGGCGATGTATCTTTGAAAAGTTGGGAATCTTCTAA
- a CDS encoding GNAT family N-acetyltransferase produces the protein MARQLRMVRPHLEDLPELQLPPGYGIRTYREGDEVHWARIISDSFGGRTRTAQDTRNEITSRDVFIPDGLYFATHQDIPVGTACAWRESVDEKDVGYVHMVGVVAEHTGHKLGKWVSLAVLIYFRNNGFKCSMLDTDDFRVPAVKTYLNLGFIPVYVEEGQIERWQKLFEQLGLPAMSAQIENVREMLPEELWVKVSR, from the coding sequence ATGGCACGACAACTCAGGATGGTGCGTCCCCACTTAGAAGACTTACCGGAACTACAACTCCCACCCGGCTACGGCATACGAACCTATCGTGAAGGCGATGAGGTCCATTGGGCACGCATCATCAGCGATTCGTTTGGCGGTAGGACACGCACCGCCCAAGATACAAGGAACGAGATTACCAGCAGAGATGTATTCATTCCAGATGGACTCTATTTCGCAACGCATCAAGATATCCCCGTTGGAACCGCCTGTGCATGGCGGGAATCCGTAGATGAGAAGGATGTTGGATATGTGCACATGGTAGGCGTTGTCGCTGAACACACCGGACATAAACTCGGAAAATGGGTCTCACTCGCCGTTCTCATCTACTTCCGAAACAACGGATTCAAATGCTCAATGCTGGATACCGATGATTTTCGTGTCCCGGCTGTCAAGACCTATCTGAACTTAGGGTTTATACCTGTTTACGTCGAAGAGGGACAGATAGAACGATGGCAGAAACTTTTTGAGCAATTGGGATTGCCCGCTATGTCCGCACAAATCGAGAACGTCAGAGAAATGCTCCCTGAGGAACTATGGGTGAAAGTCTCACGTTAG
- a CDS encoding shikimate kinase, translated as MKRKPNIVLVGFMGTGKTSVGRRLASQLRMRYVDTDDIVERDSGRRISDIFAEDGEPTFRELESEAVRKVSKLHNHVISTGGGVVLKEANMTTLKRNGVVFCLTATAEEIYKRVGHQTHRPLLQDPDPLAKIQSMLAERRPYYAKANHMISTTGRSFGEIIMHIKRMFRKSTRKPK; from the coding sequence GTGAAAAGAAAACCCAATATTGTGCTTGTCGGTTTTATGGGCACGGGAAAAACCTCTGTCGGAAGACGGCTCGCCTCACAACTCCGGATGCGCTACGTGGATACAGATGACATTGTCGAACGGGACAGTGGACGGCGCATCAGTGATATCTTCGCGGAGGACGGAGAACCCACTTTTCGAGAACTTGAGAGCGAAGCCGTTCGTAAGGTGTCGAAACTGCACAATCACGTTATTTCTACCGGCGGTGGTGTCGTTTTGAAAGAAGCGAATATGACGACACTCAAGCGAAACGGTGTTGTCTTCTGTTTGACGGCAACGGCGGAGGAGATCTACAAGCGGGTTGGACACCAGACGCACCGACCCCTACTCCAAGATCCTGACCCCCTCGCGAAGATTCAGTCGATGTTGGCGGAACGACGTCCCTACTATGCAAAAGCCAATCACATGATAAGCACAACGGGACGCTCATTCGGTGAAATTATCATGCACATCAAGCGGATGTTTCGGAAAAGCACCAGGAAGCCAAAATGA